One Bacteroidales bacterium DNA segment encodes these proteins:
- a CDS encoding chemotaxis protein CheB, translating into MYQAVIIGGSAGSFRAITKILNALPVGYSMPLLLNLHRLKHVRSGFMEALSIKSNIPVLEPYDKDSIKSGIAYLAPSNYHMYIELNKKIALSTEETVNHSRPSIDLSFATAAQTYHRNLIGIILSGANKDGAWGLKKIKDAGGTPIVQDPEECEVSTMSRAALEATNGNHIYSTDQIINFLLKH; encoded by the coding sequence ATGTATCAGGCGGTTATCATAGGGGGTTCGGCAGGAAGTTTCAGGGCAATCACAAAAATTCTGAATGCCCTGCCTGTGGGTTATTCTATGCCTTTGTTATTAAACCTGCACAGGCTGAAGCATGTCCGCTCCGGTTTTATGGAGGCCTTATCAATAAAGTCCAATATACCGGTTTTGGAGCCCTATGACAAAGATTCCATAAAATCGGGTATTGCTTATCTTGCTCCGTCCAATTATCATATGTATATCGAACTGAACAAGAAGATCGCCCTCTCTACAGAAGAGACCGTCAACCATTCCCGGCCTTCTATTGATTTGTCCTTTGCTACTGCTGCACAGACATATCATCGGAACCTCATAGGCATCATTCTTTCCGGAGCCAATAAAGACGGTGCCTGGGGGCTAAAGAAAATCAAGGACGCAGGGGGGACCCCAATTGTTCAGGATCCGGAAGAATGTGAAGTGTCAACAATGTCCCGGGCTGCCTTAGAGGCAACTAACGGAAATCATATATACAGTACAGATCAAATAATCAATTTTTTATTAAAACACTAA
- a CDS encoding GAF domain-containing protein, protein MIWDKVIKSPKILAFSSFFIILLLSFILIGKLINISQAIVADISTGGAYLTVLFIVIFSLVNLFLVMQLTAGSKTKEEYLQKTTDGLIDEADEAEDATSHEDVRGKEQVDIEEMERKIIPAGDKNIDTPRFTEGILIHSAEIFDIVQGLFYVRKNDIDTFTIASKFAYYGEEEPEDFELGVDLTGQAAKNQKVLNLTKIPENYITVLSGLGNGSPNGLLIAPVIHNEKTIGLIELASFKHFDKKSEEIFTQLSEKIGKRLAETL, encoded by the coding sequence ATGATTTGGGATAAGGTAATAAAATCTCCGAAAATACTGGCTTTTTCATCTTTTTTTATTATACTGCTTTTGTCTTTTATACTGATCGGCAAGCTGATAAATATAAGCCAGGCTATTGTAGCGGATATTTCCACAGGTGGGGCTTACTTAACGGTATTGTTTATTGTGATATTTAGCCTGGTCAACCTGTTTTTGGTTATGCAGCTTACCGCCGGATCAAAAACAAAAGAGGAATATCTCCAGAAAACCACGGATGGTTTGATTGATGAAGCTGATGAAGCAGAAGACGCTACATCCCATGAGGATGTCCGTGGAAAAGAACAAGTCGATATTGAAGAGATGGAAAGGAAGATCATTCCTGCCGGGGACAAAAACATAGATACCCCCCGGTTCACTGAAGGTATACTGATCCATTCAGCCGAGATTTTTGACATTGTGCAGGGTTTGTTTTATGTAAGAAAAAACGACATCGATACCTTCACAATTGCCAGTAAATTTGCTTATTACGGAGAAGAAGAACCGGAAGATTTTGAGCTGGGTGTTGACTTAACCGGACAAGCTGCAAAAAATCAAAAAGTGCTTAACCTTACCAAGATTCCGGAAAACTACATTACTGTGCTTTCGGGTCTGGGTAACGGTTCACCGAACGGTTTGCTGATTGCGCCGGTCATACATAATGAGAAAACCATAGGCTTGATTGAACTGGCCTCATTCAAACACTTTGACAAAAAAAGCGAAGAAATATTTACACAGCTTTCGGAGAAAATTGGAAAAAGGTTGGCAGAAACCCTTTAA